Proteins from a genomic interval of Schistosoma mansoni strain Puerto Rico chromosome 2, complete genome:
- a CDS encoding putative cadherin: MRFHSYLISLFGIILLLKSFISSFQIPTVIYNLADETPTGSLIGNIAENLTPDYAHKYTFLLISSIKFQYLTDFFKITPNGDLITLRHIDRDDTNDICGPLDCCSSVVCQIEANVILTRQWDTTWKQDYHPPKHSLVKDKHDPDEEEYRRNSVKLNVSNQKNIIRLYIRINDANDNPPRFMSTNLMKYDPSNKSHQLLNRPFIIYIREGDTSGFEGLPIASDADSEVNGIVMYKLIEQTSSGDPVKELRLNISMTYSHGNSISSHHLNPKLILLRSLDYEHLDDREIYATFYAIDGGDPSLTGSLSIIVRLLDMNDNPPIIQQYTATEQLITLPENTTMDDKPFFIVNATDADSGENGRLTYTFSPLANSLVPVKFNIDSRNGAITIREPLDYEIYSERQFILPIVVKDAGSPQLSSTTTIYVQIKDINDNIPTLVVQENMTVPEGQMFTKPIVRFYVRDEDEVSHGKITCKPIQLNTSHLHDKELIAGYDYLRLHPISDTVFFIFTKGIFDYEKIPRASILIECYDLADHIDHLETLNITQQLNEIQAQQQQHPQHPQQQPLKSYPLRITIAISDQNDNIPLFIQSKYYVQIPEHIPDGSFIMEIKAYDLDHDKGNLTSTTQLIIQLIDINDHLPKLLNSIYIDFIENQKINTFIDLIHLIDLDQNFNYSHQDQDQDRDQDPDQVQDQDHSMMMVYTNTPIYSFILQMKGYDPDYGANGTIIYQLNQYTNGSQYFYLNETTGKLYTNWLTHTYPPHHLDHDHAIQTNPSQIEPIEGIYHLKILLKDMGMPNSHPNISNTPLNNPDIGMYTDSNNNPNHNDGYLQSTIQRTYGNSIVYSGYTYSHLSPIHDLGYYDQCKLKMIE; encoded by the exons ATGAGATTTCATTCTTATCTAATCTCTTTATTCGGAATTATTTTACTACTTAAATCATTTATAAGTAGTTTTCAAATTCCAACTGTGATTTATAATCTTGCTGATGAAACACCTACTGGTTCATTAATTGGTAATATAGCAGAGAATTTAACACCGGACTATGCACACAAATATACGTTCCTATTAATCTCTTCCAtcaaatttcaatatttaactGATTTCTTTAAAATAACCCCAAATGGTGATCTAATCACATTACGTCATATTGATCGTGATGATACTAATGATATATGTGGTCCATTAGATTGTTGTTCATCAGTAGTATGCCAAATTGAAGCCAATGTAATCCTCACTAGACAATGGGATACCACATGGAAACAAGATTACCATCCCCCTAAACATTCGTTGGTCAAAGATAAACACGATCCTGATGAGGAAGAGTACAGGCGAAACTCGGTCAAGCTGAATGTATCCAATCAAAAAAATATCATACGATTATATATACGAATTAATGATGCTAATGATAATCCACCACGTTTTATGTCAACGAACCTCATGAAATATGATCCATCAAATAAATCGCATCAATTATTGAATAgaccatttattatttatattcgaGAAGGTGATACCAGTGGATTTGAAGGTCTCCCAATTGCTTCTGATGCTGATTCTGAAGTCAATGGTATAGTTatgtataaattgattgaaCAAACAAGTAGCGGTGATCCTGTTAAAGAACTACGTCTGAATATCAGTATGACCTATAGTCATGGGAATTCCATCAGTTCACATCATTTAAATCCAAAATTAATACTTCTTAGATCATTAGATTATGAACATCTAGATGATCGTGAAATCTATGCTACATTCTATGCAATTGATGGTGGTGATCCATCATTAACTGGTTCATTATCAATAATAGTACGATTATTAGATATGAATGATAATCCACCTATTATTCAACAATATACAGCAACAGAACAGTTGATTACATTACCAGAGAATACAACTATGGATGATAAACCATTTTTCATTGTGAATGCAACCGATGCGGATTCCGGGGAGAATGGTCGACTGACCTATACATTTAGTCCATTAGCGAATAGTTTAGTTCCAGTCAAGTTCAATATTGATTCAAGAAATGGTGCTATTACTATTCGTGAACCATTAGATTATGAAATTTATTCGGAACGTCAATTTATATTACCGATTGTCGTGAAAGATGCTGGTAGTCCACAACTATCAAGTACTACAACAATCTATGTTCAGATTaaagatattaatgataatataccAACATTGGTTGTACAAGAGAATATGACTGTACCTGAAGGACAAATGTTTACAAAACCAATTGTTCGGTTTTATGTTCGAGATGAAGATGAAGTATCACATGGTAAA aTTACTTGTAAACCAATCCAATTGAATACAAGTCATCTACATGATAAAGAATTGATAGCTGGTTATGATTATTTAAGATTACATCCAATCTCGGATactgtattttttatttttactaaagGTATATTTGATTATGAAAAAATACCACGTGCATCTATATTAATTGAATGTTATGATTTAGCTGATCATATTGATCACTTAGAAACATTGAATATTACCCAGCAACTAAATGAAATACAAgcacagcaacaacaacacccACAACATCCCCAGCAACAACCATTGAAATCCTATCCATTACGTATAACAATAGCTATATCGGATCAAAATGATAATATCCCATTATTTATACAATCTAAATATTATGTTCAAATACCTGAACATATACCAGATGGATCATTTATTATGGAAATTAAAGCATACGATTTAGATCATG ATAAAGGTAATTTAACATCTACAACACAATTAATTATACAATTAATCGATATTAATGATCATTTACCTAAATTATTAAATTCaatttatattgattttattgaaaatcaaaaaaTCAATACTTTTATTGATTTGATACATTTGATTGATTTAGatcaaaattttaattattcac ATCAAGATCAGGATCAGGATCGGGATCAGGATCCAGATCAGGTTCAGGATCAAGATCATTCAATGATGATGGTTTATACAAATACACCAATCTATAGTTTCATATTACAAATGAAAGGTTATGATCCAGATTATGGTGCAAATGGTACTATTATATATCAATTAAATCAATATACAAATGGTagtcaatatttttatttaaatgaaactaCTGGTAAATTATATACCAATTGGTTAACTCATACCTATCCCCCCCATCATTTGGATCATGATCATGCTATTCAAACAAATCCTTCACAAATTGAACCCATTGAAGGTATTTATCATTTGAAGATACTACTTAAAGATATGGGTATGCC GAATAGTCATCCGAATATATCGAATACGCCTTTGAACAATCCTGATATTGGAATGTATACTGATAGTAACAATAATCCTAATCATAATGATGGTTATTTACAATCAACCATTCAAAGAACCTATGGAAATTCTATCGTTTATTCAGGATATACATATTCACATTTATCTCCTATACATGATCTTGGTTATTATGATCAATGTAAGTTAAAGATGATCGAGTGA